CGAGGCGTCGCACCCGCTGCTGCTGCGGCTGGGCGCGACCGAGGCGACGCCGGCCGAGCTGCTGGACTCCGACGCGGTGCGCGACGCCGTGCGGCACAGCCTGGACGACCCCGGCGTGGACGGCCCCGAGCTGGTGGCCACGGTGCTGCGGCTGGTGGAGCGGGCCGGCGGGCGGCCGTGGCTGGCGGAGCTGGCGCTGCCCGCGGCGGACGGCGGGTGGCGGCGCGCGGACGAGCTGGTGCTGCCCGACTCGAAGCTGCTCGCGGTGCTGGAGCCGGACTCGCCGTTCGGCGTGCTGTCGGCGGGGTTGGCGGGGGAGTGGCCGCGCGAGGTGCTGACCGCGGTCGGCGTGGTCGACGGGTTCGGCGTGGTCGAGGACGACTCGCCGACCGAGCCCGACCACGACCTGGCCGACGAGGGCTACTGGTGGGACGCGTTCGACGTGCCGCCCGCGCGGGTGCTGGGCGTGCGCGACCTGGATTTGGTGGCGCACGACAAGTGGCCGCGGGCGCTGGCGATGATGGCCGCCGACCCGGTGGTGTGGCGCGCGGTCACCGAACCCGACGGCTACACCTCGTGGTGGCTGGCCCGCTACGCCACGCTCGACGGGGTGCCGCTGGGCGCGTGGCGGCTGCCCGGCGCCGACGACCTGGAGGGCCTCTACGACGTGGTGCCGGACGTGGGCCTGCCGGAGCACGTGCTGGCCGCCGCCGGGGTGCGCGCGTCGCTGGACGTGGCCGACGAGGACGACGTGACCGACCTGCTGGCGCGCCTGGGCGACCCGGCGCGCAAGCTGTCCGACGCCCTGGTGCTGCGGGTGCACGCGCTGCTGGCCGAGGTGGCCGGGTCGGTGGGCGTGGAGCCGCCGGACCGGGTGCGGGTGCTGACCGGTGCCGCCGTGCCCGCGGACGACGTGCTCGTGCCGGACCTGCCGTGGCTGCTGGGCGTGCTGCCGCCGGACCAGGTGCTGGCCTCGCGGGGCTCGGCCGCCGCGCTGGCGGAGCTGCTGGCCCTGCCGCTGGCGTCGGAGGAGGTCTCCGGCTCGGTGGTCGGCTCGGGCGACGAGGTGGTGTGGTCGGAGCTGGGCGCGGTGCGCCTGGCGTGCGACCTGCTGGGCGTGGAGCTGCCGACGGGCTCCGTGGTCGTCCACGACGACCTGGTGGTGGCCGCCGAGGGCGCCGAGCACGAGGTGTCCTGGTGGGTGGAGGACGACGTGGTGCACGCCGCCGACACCCCCGAGGGCCTGGCCCGCGCCCTGGCCTGGACCACGTCCCGCTGGGACGACCGGCACACCTTCGCCGCCCTGATCGCCGACCCGACCCCCGCCGTCCTGCTCGGCTGACCCCCCACTTCCCCGCCCACCCCCCGACTCAACCCGCGCGTGTCCTCCACTCGGACACCGCGTGTCCTCCACTCCGGCACCGCGAGTCGAACGTTCAGGACCGTCGTGTCGAACGTTCCGGACCCCCGTGTTCGACGTTCGGGTCACGCGTGTCGTCCAGTGGGGTACCGCCGCGGTCGACGGCGCCGGGCGCGGCTACTCCGTCAGCCCCTGGCCCTGCTGCGCGGTGCGCTTCCCGCGGCGCGCGGCGGAGCGCTGCCAGGCGAAGACGCCGTAGCCGATCACGCCCAGCACGCCGCCCGACAGGCACGTCCACAGCAGCGTCCGCTCCCCGCGCCAGAACAGCAGCACCACCGCGAACGCCAGGAACCACAGCGCCGTGCCGCCGATGATGGCCGGCACCGGGTCGGCCAGGCGCGGCGGCAGGGGCGGGGGCGCGGGGAGGGGTGCTGCGTCCTG
This portion of the Saccharothrix syringae genome encodes:
- a CDS encoding DUF2530 domain-containing protein; this translates as MAEQDAAPLPAPPPLPPRLADPVPAIIGGTALWFLAFAVVLLFWRGERTLLWTCLSGGVLGVIGYGVFAWQRSAARRGKRTAQQGQGLTE